The genomic interval CTGCGGCGAGGACCAGGTTGCCGTATCGGCGGCCCTTGAGGATGCCGGGCTCCGCGACGAGCGCGAGCCGTCCCTCGGCCACCGCGTCGGGTCCGAAGGCCGCGGCGAGCGTCGCCAGCTCGCGCCGGACGCGCGCGAGCGGCGGGCGGTCGGCACAGTTGACGAGATAGATCCCGCCGGGCCGCAACGCCTTGACGACGTGCTCGGCCGTCTCGCCCGTGACGAGGTGCTCGGGTGTGGCGTCGCCCGCGAACACGTCCCGGACGACGACGTCGTAGCTCCCCGGCGCCGCCGACGCGACGGCGCGGGCGGCGTCGTCGGCCCGCAGGCGCAGACGCGGGGCGCGCGGCAGGTCGAACCACTCGCGCACGAGCACGACGAGTCGGGCGTCGATGTCGACCGCTACCTGGCGTGACCCCGGGCGCTCGGCGTCCCAGCACCGGGCGAGCGCGCACCCCGCGGCCCCCAGGTGCAGCGCGCGCAGCGGGCCCGAGGTCGTAGCGCAGACGACGGCGTTCATCTGCTGCATGTACTCGAAGGCGAGGAACCCGGGGTCGGCGAGGTCGAGGTAGGAGCTCGGGACTCCGTTGACCTGGAGGGTCATGCGTGCGGAGTGGTCGGGGTCGGGCAGGACTTCGGCGGTCCCCGTGTCGATCGGCACGGGCCCGGAGGGGAGCGCGCCGCGGGATGTCGGTGGCTCGGCGGACGATGGGGAGCGTCTCGAGGGACGCGCGCTGCGGCGGGCCATAGGTCAAGTGTCCCAAGGGTTGTGAACCACACGGTCACAGTTGACAAGTATCGAACAGGTGTTCGAGACTGGTGGGGCGGGGTGACCCGCCGGACGGGAGGTGCGAGATGACCCTCAAGCACACGGCGCGGCGCCGGACGGCAGCATCGGCCGTCGGCGAGCGAACGGCCCCTTCTGCGCCGGCTCCCGTGGCGCCGCCGGTCGTGCCGGGTGCCGTCGCGCGTCTGCTCGTGCTGGCCGACGCCGAGCTCGCTGAGGCGGCCGACGCGAGCGACC from Xylanimonas allomyrinae carries:
- a CDS encoding spermidine synthase; translation: MPIDTGTAEVLPDPDHSARMTLQVNGVPSSYLDLADPGFLAFEYMQQMNAVVCATTSGPLRALHLGAAGCALARCWDAERPGSRQVAVDIDARLVVLVREWFDLPRAPRLRLRADDAARAVASAAPGSYDVVVRDVFAGDATPEHLVTGETAEHVVKALRPGGIYLVNCADRPPLARVRRELATLAAAFGPDAVAEGRLALVAEPGILKGRRYGNLVLAAVRSVSRPARAQHAQTDVSPSTDSRAGGGTGLPAAPGPEPGLSASQGPAIEPETPDLSVPALARALRALPVPAQPVTGPGLERFIATARPL